One stretch of Streptomyces sp. A2-16 DNA includes these proteins:
- a CDS encoding pyridoxamine 5'-phosphate oxidase family protein — translation MAPQPPRPAEQRKQDTLHRLEHDEDVWVATAPDDGSGVPYLVPLSFLWDGSTLLLATPAASPTGRNLKATGRVRLGLGPTRDVVMIEGTAETVTQAELSEEEGDRFASGTGFDPRQLTTPYLYFRVRPLRVQAWREANELTGRELMRDGQWLVAD, via the coding sequence ATGGCCCCGCAGCCGCCCCGCCCCGCCGAGCAGCGCAAGCAGGACACCCTGCACCGACTGGAGCACGACGAGGACGTCTGGGTCGCCACGGCCCCCGACGACGGCTCGGGGGTGCCGTATCTCGTTCCGCTCTCGTTCCTCTGGGACGGCTCCACGCTTCTCCTCGCCACCCCGGCGGCCAGCCCCACGGGCCGCAATCTGAAGGCGACCGGCCGGGTGCGCCTCGGCCTCGGGCCGACCCGGGACGTGGTGATGATCGAAGGCACCGCCGAGACCGTCACCCAGGCCGAGCTGAGCGAGGAGGAGGGCGACCGGTTCGCCTCCGGGACCGGCTTCGACCCCCGGCAACTCACCACGCCCTACCTGTACTTCCGGGTCCGTCCGCTGCGGGTGCAGGCATGGCGGGAGGCCAATGAGCTCACCGGGCGTGAGCTGATGCGGGACGGACAGTGGCTGGTCGCCGACTGA